A genomic stretch from Apodemus sylvaticus chromosome 12, mApoSyl1.1, whole genome shotgun sequence includes:
- the Slamf9 gene encoding SLAM family member 9: MRAFLWSLLLLLQEAKGFSGDEEDPEEVVAVLQESITLSLEIPSDEEIKDIIWFSQKNLAVVMPGKEGQPAVVMVMDPRYQGRVSIPESSYSLHISNLTWEDSGRYNAQVNLKTSQLDITKSYYLRVYRRLSKPHIAVNSNISEEGVCNISLMCSIERAGMDVTYIWLSSPDSTNTSYEGSVLSTSWRPGDKAPSYTCRVSNPVSHISSRRISVGSFCADPEYPEKPSMVCFLVKSFFLLLLLVILAVGLCIFQPRKNYEMPRVRKLKRDRIKLRKKEKSGPTPV, translated from the exons ATGAGGGCCTTTCTGTGGTCACTCCTGTTGTTGCTTCAGGAAG CCAAAGGGTTTTCTGGAGATGAGGAGGACCCTGAGGAAGTGGTTGCTGTCCTTCAAGAGTCTATCACCCTCTCTCTGGAAATACCATCCGATGAAGAAATTAAGGACATCATCTGGTTCTCTCAAAAAAACCTTGCTGTTGTGATGCCAGGCAAAGAGGGGCAACCAGCTGTCGTCATGGTAATGGATCCTCGCTACCAGGGCAGAGTGAGCATCCCTGAGTCCAGCTACTCCCTGCATATTAGTAATCTGACCTGGGAGGACTCAGGGCGTTACAACGCCCAAGTCAACTTGAAGACGTCCCAGCTCGATATCACGAAGTCTTACTATCTCCGTGTCTACC ggCGGCTGTCAAAGCCCCACATCGCTGTGAACTCTAACATCTCAGAGGAAGGTGTCTGTAATATATCTCTGATGTGCTCCATAGAGAGAGCAGGCATGGATGTGACCTACATCTGGCTTTCGTCACCAGACAGCACTAACACATCCTATGAAGGCTCTGTCCTCAGCACATCCTGGAGGCCTGGTGACAAAGCTCCTTCCTATACTTGCAGGGTCAGCAATCCCGTCAGCCACATCAGTTCCCGTCGCATCTCTGTTGGGTCCTTCTGTGCAG ATCCTGAATATCCGGAGAAGCCTTCAATGGTCTGCTTCCTGGTCAAGAGCTTCTTCCTTCTCTTACTCTTGGTAATTCTAgctgtgggactctgcatctTCCAACCCCGGAAAAACTATGAGATGCCAAGGGTGAGGAAACTCAAAAGAGACCGAATCAAactgaggaagaaggagaagtcTGGCCCTACTCCAGTCTGA